One Nocardia farcinica genomic region harbors:
- a CDS encoding TetR/AcrR family transcriptional regulator, with protein MNKKAPRTKPAEQRRHELLDAAEELVLRAGSDAFTVDEVTSGAGVAKGTFYLHFANKAEVLRALRERYLTRFVAAQLAAARRADGVAAVEQWMLVGITEYLRDLRLHDVLFHTTSADRAAPNPAVDTLVDLLSELANPPADPRSTAVVLYSVMHGAADHIAHAPEDEPALRATVAQVCRTLLAGD; from the coding sequence GTGAACAAGAAGGCGCCTCGGACCAAACCCGCCGAACAGCGGCGTCACGAGTTGCTGGACGCGGCAGAGGAATTGGTGCTGCGCGCTGGGTCGGACGCCTTCACCGTCGACGAGGTCACCAGCGGCGCCGGTGTCGCGAAGGGCACGTTCTACCTGCACTTCGCCAACAAGGCCGAGGTGCTGCGGGCACTGCGGGAGCGCTACCTGACCCGCTTCGTGGCGGCGCAGCTCGCGGCGGCCCGCCGGGCGGACGGCGTGGCGGCCGTCGAGCAGTGGATGCTCGTCGGGATCACCGAGTACCTGCGCGACCTACGGCTGCACGACGTGCTGTTCCACACCACGAGCGCCGATCGCGCGGCGCCGAACCCGGCGGTCGACACCCTCGTCGACCTGCTGTCCGAGCTGGCGAATCCGCCGGCCGATCCGCGCTCGACCGCGGTCGTGCTCTATTCGGTCATGCACGGCGCGGCCGACCACATCGCCCACGCCCCCGAGGACGAACCGGCCTTGCGCGCGACGGTCGCGCAGGTGTGCCGCACGCTGCTGGCGGGCGACTGA
- the cobG gene encoding precorrin-3B synthase produces the protein MTRTAPDACPGVLRLHQAADGPLARVRIPGGLLTPDQLRGLAEAATELGDGALELTSRGNVQLRRVRDAAELTARLEAAGLLPSHSHERVRNIVASPLAGRTGGTGAVHPLVAALDARLLADPALASLPGRVLFTLDDGRGAISALGGDIGVQAVTDEFALLLAGADTGIRLAATDAVDVMIAAAHAFLALSSGQWRLHEIPDGAARVVDRLGLSPTDDRVEPAPPAAPPIGWLPQDDGLVALGAGVALGSLPARTAEFLVAVERPVVLTPWRGLVVTDLDEWTAEQVVRVLAPMGLIFDANSPWLLVSACAGRPGCAKSHTDVRADVAAAVAEGRVPGPGEPTTLAAGPRAADQLAVAGRQHWSGCDRRCGRPRGPVVEVTAAADGYHVTGPA, from the coding sequence ATGACCCGAACCGCCCCCGATGCCTGCCCCGGCGTGCTGCGCCTGCACCAGGCCGCCGACGGCCCGCTGGCGCGGGTCCGAATCCCCGGCGGACTGCTCACGCCCGATCAGCTGCGCGGACTGGCCGAGGCCGCGACCGAGCTCGGCGACGGCGCGCTCGAACTCACCTCCCGCGGCAACGTGCAACTGCGCCGGGTCCGCGACGCCGCCGAGCTGACCGCCCGCCTGGAGGCGGCCGGTCTGCTGCCGAGCCACTCCCACGAGCGGGTGCGCAACATCGTCGCCTCCCCCCTGGCGGGCCGCACCGGCGGCACCGGTGCGGTGCACCCGCTGGTTGCCGCGCTCGACGCCCGCCTGCTGGCGGACCCGGCGCTGGCGTCGCTGCCCGGCCGGGTCCTGTTCACCCTCGACGACGGCCGCGGCGCGATCAGTGCACTCGGCGGCGACATCGGCGTGCAGGCGGTCACCGACGAGTTCGCCCTGCTGCTGGCGGGCGCCGACACCGGCATCCGCCTGGCGGCCACCGACGCCGTCGACGTGATGATCGCGGCCGCCCACGCCTTCCTCGCGCTGAGCTCCGGGCAATGGCGGTTGCACGAGATCCCCGACGGCGCGGCCCGGGTGGTCGACCGGCTCGGCCTCTCCCCCACCGACGACCGGGTGGAACCCGCACCGCCCGCCGCACCGCCGATCGGCTGGCTGCCGCAGGACGACGGCCTGGTCGCGCTCGGGGCGGGCGTCGCGCTGGGCTCGCTGCCCGCACGCACCGCCGAATTCCTCGTCGCGGTGGAACGACCGGTCGTCCTCACCCCCTGGCGCGGCCTCGTCGTCACCGACCTGGACGAATGGACCGCCGAACAGGTGGTGCGCGTGCTCGCCCCGATGGGCCTGATCTTCGACGCGAACTCGCCGTGGCTGCTGGTGAGCGCCTGCGCGGGCCGTCCGGGGTGCGCGAAGTCGCACACCGACGTGCGCGCCGACGTCGCGGCGGCCGTCGCCGAGGGGCGGGTGCCGGGTCCCGGCGAGCCGACGACTCTCGCCGCCGGGCCGCGGGCCGCCGACCAGCTGGCCGTCGCCGGACGGCAACACTGGTCCGGCTGCGATCGCCGCTGCGGCCGTCCGCGCGGGCCGGTGGTCGAGGTGACCGCCGCCGCCGACGGTTACCACGTCACCGGCCCGGCCTGA
- a CDS encoding nuclear transport factor 2 family protein, with the protein MSFPSEIVDRLAITDVLTRLFVYTDQKRWDDLLDLFAAEVDFDGGTGQAQRRPATDIAADWKAALEPLDAVHHQAGNYLVDLDGDRADVHADSIAVHVREDATQGKTRTFIGSYRLGVHRDGAGWRIDRFHYRPKVIEGNVDLT; encoded by the coding sequence ATGAGTTTCCCGTCCGAGATCGTCGACCGGCTGGCGATCACCGATGTGCTGACCCGACTGTTCGTCTACACCGACCAGAAGCGCTGGGACGACCTGCTCGACCTCTTCGCCGCCGAGGTCGATTTCGACGGCGGTACCGGGCAGGCGCAGCGGCGCCCGGCGACCGACATCGCCGCCGACTGGAAGGCCGCGCTCGAGCCGCTCGACGCCGTACACCACCAGGCCGGCAACTACCTGGTCGACCTCGACGGCGACCGCGCCGACGTGCACGCCGACTCCATCGCCGTGCACGTGCGCGAGGACGCCACCCAGGGCAAGACGCGCACGTTCATCGGCAGCTACCGCCTCGGCGTGCACCGCGACGGCGCGGGCTGGCGCATCGACCGGTTCCACTACCGGCCGAAGGTGATCGAGGGCAACGTCGACCTCACCTGA
- the cobN gene encoding cobaltochelatase subunit CobN, with the protein MILLLSTSDTDLLSARASGADYRLGNPARLLVDDLPGLLDGADLVIVRILGGKRAWAEGLAALQDSGVPMVALGGEIAPDAELMECSTVPGGVAADAHNYLAAGGPENLRQLHNFLSDTVLLTGHGFEPPVHLPAWGELDREPAALGPDAPTVGIVYYRAQHLAGNTAYVEALCRAVEDAGARALPVYCASLRTAEPELLATLGRAEALVVTVLAAGGTKPATASAGGDDEAWDVGALAALDVPILQGLCLTTGRAQWEDNDDGLSPLDVATQVAVPEFDGRIITVPFSFKEFDADGLSTYVPDPERAARVAGIAVRHARLRHIPAADKRLALMLSAYPTKHARIGNAVGLDTPASTIALLHELRTAGYDLGEPGEVPGLAEHDGDALMHALIAAGGQDPDWLTAEQLEGNPIRIGADTYTAWFGTLPAELRDAVVEAWGPPPGDLYVDRSADPKGEIVIAALRFGNIVLMVQPPRGFGENPVAIYHDPDLPPSHHYLAAYRWLAAPVEQGGFGADAMVHIGKHGNLEWLPGKTLGMSAACGTDAALGDLPLIYPFLVNDPGEGTQAKRRAHATLVDHLIPPMARAESYGDIARLEQLLDEHANISALDPAKLPAIRQQIWTLMRAAEMDRDLGLEERPDEDSFDDMLLHVDGWLCEIKDVQIRDGLHVLGQPPVGAAEVDLVLAMLRARQLWGGETTVPGLREALGLDESGSESRERVDAVEERARELLLALQAADWSVDAVDGLIDRFAGQLFADAGGDRESVSAVLRFAATEVVPRLRGTGQEIARVLHALDGGFVPAGPSGSPLRGLINVLPTGRNFYSVDPKAVPSRLAWETGQAMADSLLQRYLADQGEYPRSVGLSVWGTSAMRTSGDDIAEVLALLGVRPVWDEASRRVTTLEVIPLAELGRPRIDVTVRISGFFRDAFPHVLALLDDAVRLVADLDEPAEDNYVRAHTLADVAEHGDRRRATTRIFGSKPGTYGAGLLQLIDSKSWRSDDDLAQVYTTWGGYAYGRGLDGAPAAEDMRSAYRRIAVAAKNTDTREHDIADSDDYFQYHGGMVATVRALTGTNPQAYIGDSTRPDAVRTRTLSEETTRVFRARVVNPRWLEAMRRHGYKGAFEMAATVDYLFGYDATTDVVADWMYEKLSESYVFDETNRKFMQQSNPWALHGIAERLLEAAERGMWSAPEQQTLDRLRQVYLETEGELE; encoded by the coding sequence GTGATCCTGCTGCTGTCCACCTCCGACACCGATCTGCTCAGCGCGCGCGCCAGCGGCGCCGACTACCGCCTGGGCAATCCCGCCCGCCTGCTGGTCGACGACCTCCCGGGCTTGCTCGACGGGGCCGATCTGGTGATCGTGCGCATCCTCGGCGGCAAGCGGGCCTGGGCGGAGGGCCTGGCCGCGCTCCAGGACAGCGGGGTGCCGATGGTGGCGCTCGGCGGTGAGATCGCCCCCGATGCCGAGCTGATGGAATGCTCCACGGTGCCCGGCGGCGTCGCGGCCGACGCGCACAACTACCTCGCCGCCGGCGGCCCGGAGAACCTGCGCCAGCTGCACAACTTCCTCTCCGACACGGTGCTGCTCACCGGCCACGGATTCGAGCCGCCGGTGCACCTGCCCGCCTGGGGCGAACTCGACCGGGAACCCGCCGCGCTCGGGCCGGACGCGCCGACGGTCGGCATCGTCTACTACCGTGCCCAGCACCTGGCGGGCAACACCGCCTACGTCGAGGCGCTCTGCCGCGCCGTCGAGGACGCGGGTGCGCGGGCGCTGCCGGTCTACTGCGCGTCGCTGCGCACCGCCGAACCGGAGCTGCTGGCCACCCTCGGCCGTGCCGAAGCCCTGGTGGTGACCGTGCTCGCCGCGGGCGGCACCAAACCCGCCACGGCCTCGGCCGGTGGTGACGACGAAGCCTGGGACGTCGGCGCGCTGGCCGCGTTGGACGTGCCGATCCTGCAGGGCCTGTGCCTGACCACCGGCCGCGCGCAGTGGGAGGACAACGACGACGGCCTGTCCCCGCTCGACGTCGCCACCCAGGTCGCGGTGCCGGAGTTCGACGGCCGGATCATCACCGTGCCGTTCTCGTTCAAGGAGTTCGACGCCGACGGGCTGTCCACCTATGTGCCCGACCCCGAGCGGGCCGCGCGGGTGGCCGGCATCGCCGTCCGGCACGCTCGGCTGCGCCACATCCCCGCGGCGGACAAGCGGCTGGCGCTGATGCTCTCGGCCTATCCGACCAAGCACGCCCGCATCGGCAACGCCGTCGGCCTGGACACCCCGGCCAGCACCATCGCGCTGCTGCACGAATTGCGCACGGCCGGTTACGACCTCGGCGAGCCGGGCGAGGTGCCCGGCTTGGCCGAGCACGACGGCGACGCCCTCATGCACGCCCTCATCGCCGCGGGCGGCCAGGACCCGGACTGGCTGACCGCCGAGCAACTGGAGGGCAACCCGATCCGCATCGGCGCCGACACCTACACCGCCTGGTTCGGCACCCTTCCCGCGGAGCTGCGCGACGCGGTGGTCGAGGCGTGGGGCCCGCCGCCCGGCGACCTCTACGTCGACCGCTCGGCCGACCCGAAGGGCGAGATCGTCATCGCCGCACTGCGTTTCGGCAACATCGTGCTCATGGTGCAGCCGCCGCGCGGCTTCGGCGAGAACCCGGTCGCCATCTACCACGATCCCGACCTGCCGCCCAGCCACCACTACCTGGCCGCCTACCGCTGGCTGGCCGCGCCCGTCGAGCAGGGCGGCTTCGGTGCCGACGCGATGGTGCACATCGGCAAGCACGGCAACCTGGAATGGCTGCCGGGCAAGACGCTGGGCATGTCGGCGGCCTGCGGCACCGACGCCGCGCTCGGTGACCTGCCGCTGATCTACCCGTTCCTGGTCAACGATCCCGGCGAGGGCACCCAGGCCAAGCGCCGCGCCCACGCCACCCTGGTCGACCACCTCATCCCGCCGATGGCGCGCGCCGAGAGCTACGGCGACATCGCCCGGCTCGAGCAGTTGCTCGACGAGCACGCCAACATCTCCGCGCTCGACCCGGCCAAGCTGCCCGCGATCCGCCAGCAGATCTGGACCCTCATGCGCGCGGCCGAGATGGACCGCGACCTCGGGCTCGAGGAGCGTCCCGACGAGGACTCCTTCGACGACATGCTGCTGCACGTCGACGGCTGGCTGTGCGAGATCAAGGATGTGCAGATCCGCGACGGCCTGCACGTGCTCGGACAGCCTCCGGTGGGGGCCGCCGAGGTGGACCTGGTGCTGGCGATGCTGCGCGCCCGCCAGCTGTGGGGCGGCGAGACCACCGTGCCCGGCCTGCGCGAAGCGTTGGGCCTGGACGAATCCGGGTCGGAGAGCCGCGAGCGGGTGGACGCGGTGGAGGAGCGGGCGCGCGAACTGCTGCTCGCCCTGCAGGCCGCGGACTGGTCGGTGGACGCCGTCGACGGCCTGATCGACCGGTTCGCCGGGCAGCTGTTCGCCGACGCGGGCGGCGACCGGGAATCGGTGTCGGCGGTCCTGCGGTTCGCCGCCACCGAGGTGGTGCCGCGGCTGCGCGGCACCGGTCAGGAGATCGCGCGGGTGCTGCACGCCCTCGACGGCGGCTTCGTCCCGGCCGGGCCCAGCGGCTCGCCGCTGCGCGGGCTGATCAACGTGCTGCCGACCGGGCGCAACTTCTACTCGGTGGACCCCAAGGCGGTGCCGTCGCGGCTGGCCTGGGAGACCGGCCAGGCGATGGCCGACTCGCTGCTGCAACGCTACCTGGCCGATCAGGGCGAATACCCGCGCTCGGTGGGCCTGTCGGTGTGGGGCACTTCGGCGATGCGGACCTCCGGCGACGACATCGCCGAAGTGCTCGCGCTGCTGGGCGTGCGGCCGGTGTGGGACGAGGCCAGCCGCCGCGTCACCACCCTCGAGGTGATCCCGCTCGCCGAACTCGGCCGCCCGCGCATCGACGTCACCGTCCGCATCAGCGGCTTCTTCCGCGACGCGTTCCCGCACGTGCTGGCCCTGCTCGACGACGCGGTCCGCCTCGTCGCCGACCTCGACGAACCCGCTGAGGACAACTACGTGCGCGCGCACACCCTCGCCGATGTGGCCGAGCACGGCGACCGGCGCCGTGCCACCACCCGCATCTTCGGGTCCAAGCCGGGCACCTACGGCGCGGGCCTGCTCCAGCTGATCGATTCCAAGAGCTGGCGCAGCGACGACGACCTCGCCCAGGTCTACACCACCTGGGGCGGCTACGCCTACGGTCGCGGTCTCGACGGCGCCCCCGCCGCCGAGGACATGCGCAGCGCCTACCGCCGGATCGCGGTGGCGGCCAAGAACACCGACACCCGCGAACACGACATCGCCGACTCCGACGACTACTTCCAGTACCACGGCGGCATGGTCGCCACCGTCCGCGCGCTCACCGGCACGAACCCGCAGGCCTACATCGGCGACAGCACCCGCCCCGACGCCGTGCGCACCCGCACCCTCTCCGAGGAGACCACCCGCGTCTTCCGTGCCCGCGTGGTGAACCCGCGCTGGCTCGAGGCCATGCGCAGGCACGGGTACAAGGGCGCGTTCGAGATGGCCGCCACCGTCGACTACCTGTTCGGCTACGACGCCACCACCGACGTGGTCGCCGACTGGATGTACGAAAAGCTCAGCGAGAGCTACGTCTTCGACGAGACCAACCGCAAGTTCATGCAGCAGTCCAACCCCTGGGCCCTGCACGGCATCGCCGAACGCCTCCTGGAAGCGGCCGAACGCGGCATGTGGTCGGCCCCCGAACAGCAGACCCTGGACCGCCTGCGCCAGGTGTACCTGGAGACCGAGGGGGAGCTCGAGTAG